In Desulfobacterales bacterium, the DNA window GCCTCCCACGACCACCAGTTTGTCTCCACCGTGGCCAACCGGATTGTGGAGCTTACCCCGGAAGGCGCCATTGACCGGCATATGAACTTTGACGACTACCTGGCAAGCGCTGCCGTGGCCAAGGAGCGGGAAGTCCATTATTGCGGGGAAAGCGCTCTGGCACTCTAAATGGCTAAGCCATGGCGGATAGTGGACAGTATGGCTACCGATGAGGGGCTTCTCGATCTTCGGCAGCGGGGCGAGACGGATTTTCTTATCACCGTTGATGGCCGGGTTTTGATGAACGCCTCGGCCAACAGGTCCGAGATCGTTTTGGCGGAGCTGGCGTGTGAGCCGCTGAAGCATAAAAAAAATCCCCGGGTGCTGGTGGGCGGCCTGGGCATGGGTTTCACCCTGAAGGCGGCCATCGACAATCTCCCGGCAGATGCCGAGTTCGTGGTGGCTGAACTGAACCCGATAGTCGTCACATGGTGCCGGGGGCCGATTGCCCATCTCACCGGCGGTGCAGTCGACGACCCGCGGGTCAAGGTTGTGATCGATGATGTGGCTGCGGTCATTCGTGATGCGGCAACAAAGGAGAAGAGAGATTGCTTTGACGCCATCATTCTTGACCTGTACGAAGGTCCCCATGGGCGGGACCAGGGCAGGGGGGAATATCTGTACGGCGATAAGGCGCTGGCCTTAAGCCGTTCCGCTCTGAAGGCGGGCGGGGTTTTTGC includes these proteins:
- a CDS encoding spermidine synthase; protein product: MAKPWRIVDSMATDEGLLDLRQRGETDFLITVDGRVLMNASANRSEIVLAELACEPLKHKKNPRVLVGGLGMGFTLKAAIDNLPADAEFVVAELNPIVVTWCRGPIAHLTGGAVDDPRVKVVIDDVAAVIRDAATKEKRDCFDAIILDLYEGPHGRDQGRGEYLYGDKALALSRSALKAGGVFAVWSEDPDKVFEKRLKSAGFSVHRQRPGRGGRRHVVYIARKTAGSRSGEPGKTGTAGRKPHKTRSIFH